The following are encoded in a window of Candidatus Methylomirabilota bacterium genomic DNA:
- a CDS encoding ABC transporter substrate-binding protein → MRRMTRRRFLATTSAVGATALLGRAPAFAQKREVTLLSNNHFVPAADDELRRQAELFSKQAGVTVKVDTIQGLQLPAKRAAEAQSQSGHDLVILSHADPFLFESSLIDVGPLVDTLGKKYGGWYPFGAECALTGSGWKAVPWYWVAFPATYNMAHYKKAGFEYPKTWDELLKQAKVLKKQGNPVGIAISHCGDSNTTLWAVLWSYGAKVLEADGKTPALVSDKTA, encoded by the coding sequence ATGCGAAGAATGACCCGTCGTCGCTTCCTTGCCACAACATCCGCCGTCGGGGCCACCGCGCTGCTGGGCCGCGCGCCGGCCTTCGCGCAGAAGCGCGAGGTGACTTTGCTCAGCAACAATCACTTCGTCCCCGCCGCGGACGACGAGCTCCGACGGCAGGCCGAGCTATTCAGCAAGCAGGCGGGGGTCACCGTCAAGGTCGACACCATCCAGGGCCTCCAGCTTCCGGCCAAGCGGGCCGCGGAGGCCCAGAGCCAGTCCGGCCATGACCTCGTCATCCTCAGTCACGCCGATCCGTTCCTGTTCGAGAGCAGTCTCATCGACGTGGGCCCGCTCGTCGACACCCTCGGCAAGAAATACGGCGGCTGGTACCCCTTCGGCGCCGAGTGCGCGCTGACGGGCTCGGGATGGAAAGCCGTCCCGTGGTACTGGGTCGCCTTTCCCGCCACCTACAACATGGCGCACTACAAGAAGGCGGGGTTCGAGTACCCGAAGACCTGGGACGAGCTCCTGAAGCAGGCCAAGGTGCTCAAGAAGCAGGGCAACCCTGTGGGCATCGCCATCAGCCACTGCGGCGACTCCAACACGACCCTCTGGGCCGTGCTCTGGTCCTATGGCGCCAAGGTGCTCGAGGCGGACGGCAAGACCCCCGCCCTCGTCTCCGATAAGACCGC
- a CDS encoding response regulator, with protein MPKILLVEDNEMNRDMLSRRLERRGYQVVIAVDGAEGVRMAQAEVPALILMDMSLPVLDGWEATRQIKAAPATGAIPIIALTAHAMSGDREKAIEAGCDDFDTKPVDLPRLLAKIDALLGGAAAP; from the coding sequence GTGCCCAAGATCCTCCTGGTCGAGGACAACGAGATGAACCGCGACATGCTCTCGCGGCGTCTCGAGCGCCGGGGCTATCAGGTCGTCATCGCGGTGGACGGCGCCGAGGGTGTCCGGATGGCGCAGGCGGAGGTGCCGGCGCTGATCCTCATGGACATGAGCCTGCCCGTGCTGGACGGCTGGGAGGCGACGCGGCAAATCAAGGCGGCGCCCGCGACGGGCGCCATCCCCATCATCGCCCTGACCGCCCATGCCATGTCGGGCGACCGCGAGAAGGCCATCGAGGCCGGCTGCGACGACTTCGACACCAAGCCCGTGGATCTGCCGAGACTGCTCGCGAAGATCGACGCGCTCCTGGGCGGGGCCGCCGCTCCGTGA
- a CDS encoding response regulator, producing the protein MTGESSERARLRHELRTPLNHIIGYGEMLLEDAEAASRRELAGPLRQMLEDARHLLARVNEFLAPSGVDADLADLGAARGALVPTLDRIVTGVKEMEGRAGSDTDLSQDLRRIATAAGQLRALIDGPARPRQVAAAPATSGGSRPADRGRILVVDDDEGNRDVLARRLSREGYAVSVAADGSAALAALATAPVDLVLLDVMMPSMDGYEVLTRLKAQPALRSIPVLMISALDEIASVVRCIELGAEDYLSKPFDPVLLRARIGACLEKKRLHDQEATLRRELEAWNRTLEERVSEQVALVERLGRLKRFFSPQLAELIVAGGAEDPLKTHRREVIVVFLDLRGFTSFAESAEPEEVMGVLREYHHEMGQLILEHEGTLERFTGDGMMIFFNDPVEVPNPAERALRMAVAMRDRVTGLAAGWRKRGWDLGLGVGIAQGYATIGAIGFEGRWDYGAIGTVTNLAARLCSEAKGGQILISSRVASAVEKLIEAEEIGPIALKGLARPVPTWSVLGLSGASS; encoded by the coding sequence GTGACCGGCGAGAGCTCCGAGCGCGCCCGGCTTCGCCACGAGCTGCGCACCCCGCTCAACCACATCATCGGCTATGGCGAGATGCTGCTCGAAGACGCCGAGGCTGCCTCGCGGCGCGAGCTGGCGGGCCCGCTCCGCCAGATGCTGGAGGACGCCCGTCATCTCCTCGCGCGCGTCAACGAGTTCCTGGCCCCGTCGGGCGTGGATGCCGATCTGGCCGACCTGGGCGCGGCCCGCGGCGCCCTTGTCCCCACCCTCGACCGGATCGTGACGGGCGTGAAGGAGATGGAGGGGCGCGCCGGATCAGACACAGATCTCTCGCAAGACCTTCGTCGGATCGCCACCGCGGCCGGCCAGCTGCGCGCGCTCATCGACGGCCCCGCGAGACCTCGGCAGGTTGCCGCCGCACCGGCCACCTCGGGCGGATCGCGCCCGGCGGATCGCGGGCGCATTCTCGTGGTGGACGATGACGAAGGGAATCGCGACGTGCTCGCGCGACGGCTTTCGCGTGAGGGTTATGCGGTCAGTGTGGCCGCCGACGGGAGTGCCGCGCTGGCGGCCCTCGCCACCGCCCCGGTGGACCTCGTCCTGCTGGATGTCATGATGCCGAGCATGGACGGCTACGAGGTGCTGACACGGCTCAAGGCACAGCCAGCGCTGCGGAGCATTCCCGTCCTGATGATCTCCGCCCTCGACGAGATCGCGAGCGTGGTCCGCTGCATCGAGCTGGGCGCGGAGGACTACCTATCCAAGCCCTTCGACCCGGTGCTGCTCCGCGCGCGGATCGGCGCCTGTCTCGAGAAGAAGCGCCTGCACGATCAGGAAGCGACCCTGCGCCGCGAGCTGGAAGCGTGGAACCGGACGCTGGAGGAGCGAGTCAGCGAGCAGGTTGCGCTGGTCGAGCGGCTGGGACGGCTCAAGCGGTTCTTCTCGCCGCAGCTCGCCGAGCTGATCGTGGCCGGCGGCGCCGAGGACCCGCTAAAGACCCACCGGCGCGAGGTGATCGTGGTGTTTCTCGACCTGCGCGGCTTCACCTCCTTCGCGGAGTCGGCCGAGCCCGAGGAGGTCATGGGCGTGCTCCGCGAGTACCACCACGAGATGGGCCAGCTCATCCTGGAGCACGAAGGCACGCTCGAGCGCTTCACCGGGGACGGCATGATGATCTTCTTCAACGACCCCGTCGAGGTGCCGAATCCGGCCGAGCGCGCGCTTCGGATGGCGGTGGCCATGCGGGACCGTGTGACCGGCCTCGCCGCGGGCTGGCGCAAGCGCGGGTGGGACCTCGGGCTGGGCGTGGGCATCGCGCAGGGGTACGCGACCATCGGCGCCATCGGCTTCGAAGGTCGATGGGACTACGGGGCCATCGGTACGGTGACCAACCTCGCCGCGCGGCTTTGCAGCGAAGCCAAGGGCGGGCAGATTCTCATCTCCTCCCGCGTGGCCTCGGCCGTGGAGAAGCTGATCGAGGCCGAAGAGATCGGCCCCATCGCCCTCAAGGGCCTCGCGCGGCCCGTTCCAACCTGGAGCGTCCTCGGTCTCAGCGGCGCGTCGTCATGA